CCCAGGTCCGGGACAACGAGCAGCTGAGCCACCTCAACCGGGAGCAGGAGGAgcggctgctggagctggagaggagcGTGCAGCGCTACAGCGAGGAGGCTGTGGACAGGCAACAGATCCTGGAGGACATGCAGAGTGACAAGGCCACCATCAGCAGGGCACTGAGCCAGAACCGAGAtctgaaggagcagctggctgagctgcagaaTGGGTTTGTTAAACTGGTAGGTCTCTTCTGTGCCTTTTCTCACTGCTTCCCTCACTGGTGCAATCCTTTTGTAGCGCAGATGTGAAAAACTGGCAGCAGCATTATCCCTCTCTTATCCTCTGAGACTCTTACcctctgtggctgctccatcctttGATACATAGTGCCATTCCAGGACATTCCCTCCAGTTCCTTACTCCCTCAGGTGCTCTAGCAGATGAACCAGTATCTTTGTCCAGaactgtttccttttccttcttatcCCCTGGCAGTTTCTGTCCCTGGGTATTCCTCCTGCCCTTTTACCTGAAGAACCCATTTCCTGTTCCCTTATATTTGCCCATGAGAAAGTTCTCAACAGTattctcttctgctgctgtcatTCTTAcccatcctggagctgaatCCTTACTCTTGCTTTGCTTCTTTCAATGTAACACTTCCCCTCTGGGGTCCTAGCAGACTGACACATGGTCTagctgctgggatttttctttagTCCTTTTTGAACTCTTTGGTTTTGAATGTTTGTGGCTCTCTTTGGGATATTCATACCACCCATCTGCTTTGGAGCTGACAGGCTGCATGATGTGCCAAGCTTCTTCTTGGCACTGTCCCAACACCAATTCCCCTGTCTCTTTCCTTGTTCTTCTCCCATCTTCTGAACCTTTCTTTAAGCTATTTACTGCCCTAAACAGTCAATTTATGGCCCTCAGTCCAGAAAAGCACAAGGGATGGCACCCTGTTGTACTGGGAACTAACGTGGTTTATTGAGAGCCTGTTTCATGGTGGCTGGGGCAGTTTCCTTACACAGTTGTGTTTGCCTTGCAGACAAATGAAAACATGGAGGTTACAAGTGCCCTACAGTCAGAGCAACATGTAAAGAAGGAGCTGGCCAAGAAGcttgggcagctgcaggagaaccTGGCAGAGCTCAAAGAGACGGTGAGCACCAGCAGTgggatggcagggctggattcTGCAAATTGCTGGCAACTTCCCAGACACTGATGGAAGGATGGAAATGGGTATTGCAAAGATCCAGCTGGGAGCCTTCCCCTATCATCTGCTGCCTGATGTGGGGGACCAGCATGTGGGGGCAGATGGTGGCTGTCTGCCTGGTTGGTGGCTTTGGGGCAATGTTGACAGTTTGGATCATGTCACACGGATCAGCTCCCCAGGCAGAAAGGGTTTGATGTGGTGGTTTGACCTTGTTCcctcagctggagctgaagACACAGGAGGCCTGtggcctgcaggagcagagggaccaGTGCTACAGCCACCTGCAGCAGTACACCCTGGCCTTCCAGCAGCTCGCTGCCGAGAAGGAGGAACTGCACAAGCAATTCCTGCTTCAGACACAGCTCATGGACCGCCTGCAGCACGAGGAGGTCCAGGGGAAGGTGACAGTGGAAATGCACCtgaaagagctgcagcagacaAAGGTAACAGTAAAAAGGCACAAGTGGAAAGATGGGAGGTAATCAGTAAGTGAGAGATTtggtgggtcccttccaccctGGGCTGTTCTTTTTAGTTTGGAAGGCAATTTGGAAATGGTGTCAAATATCTACAAGAATTATCTGCAAGTACAGTCATAATACTGCTGTGATTACACCCTGTGCCATACAGATGAGTTGTACCTGTCTGGAGCAAAGTACTgcttgtgtgtttgtgtgtgtggtgcTACTGCCTGAAGACAGAGTGACTGTTTGCAGTCTGGCTTGTGCAGGTTTTTGTGatcctctgcttctctcttgcaGGAAAGTCTAGAAGCTGTagccaaggaaaacaaagagctgCAGGCCCAGATCAGTCAGCTGGCAGCAGAAATGGATGGCAGGATTTTGCACCAACtggagggtgagtggctgcatcagggaggaggcagagctgggttcTCTGCAGCATTGCCTCCATGTTCACCTTCCTTCTTTTACAGAAGGCGATGAAGCAATGACTGAAGAAGTCCAAAAACCTTCTCTTGTGATCCCAGAGAAGTTTGAAAGTCATGAAGAAATGGTGAGTCTTAGTGGGGAGAGAAGCCTTTGATTTTAGTTCTAAACAAATACCTAGAAAAGGAATCCAGTTAAATTGCAGAGAGGTTTATCAGCTGTTATCCTACCAGCTGAGTGCAGTCCTGAGGCAAATGCAACACCTTGTGCATAGCAGCAAAGCCAAGACTTCTGCAGCATCCTTGCAAAACAGGCTGGAAGTCTGGCAGTGGTTTCCTTTTGATGACAActcagctggcagagcagctctttaATGGGGCTTTGATGATGATGTTCTTTTTAGTTTGGAAGGCAATTTGGAAATGGTGTCAAGTATCTACAAGATTTATCTGCAAGTACAGTCATAATACTGCAGTCAAATAGCTCTCAAGGGATCCAGTTTTTAACCTGCACTAATTGGGAATGAGAAGAGGCAGTAGCTGTTGCCTGGCTTAGTTCCAGGGCAGTCACACAGTTCTTTGGTTTCACACCCATAAATAAAATGGGGTAAACTGTTACTCTGTTCTGAGATGCACCATAGATCCTGCTGAACACAGGGGAAGCACTAATGTCCACACTCTGAAATCCTTCTTAGGTCATTTTCGTGACCTCTGCCATGTCCCAAGTGGAGCAGGAGCGAGAAGATCTGAGGAAGCAGCTGGCTGCTCAGAAGCAGCAGTGCAGAACCCTCCTGCAGCAAATCACAGCTCTTAGGCAGGAGCAGCAACATCACGTCACGCTGGATGGAGGTGAAGTCCCAGTACAGTTTGGGGACAGTGTGACCATGAGGTGCTGGGCCAGCTGGCCATGGCTGCTCTGAGACAGACCTTAGGGTCTGTGAGTGCATTCTGACCCAGGAGAAACTAAATTGCACACATCCCTTCCAGGCTCCATTATGGATACTGTTCCAGTGGAGGTTCACGAGGCTTTGAAAACTGCCATGGACAAGCTACAGGTAAGCAAAGCATCTCCTGTTGTTTCAGTCCTATTACACTGCTCAGCCAGACCAGGATCCAGTGTCAGACAAACACCACACAAACAGATTGTAGGGGAATAAGCAGCACATGTTCCATAAAAAGATGCTCCATCCTAAAAAGCTTGCTCACTGTTTATAAAGGAGCAGGATTTGTTCCCCAGGCTCAGACCAGTGTCAGGGGGTGTTATCTTTTAGCACAGGTGCTGTCTGTGTGTGACAGCCCAGGTgactgtcccctctgtgtgtgcagttGCGTTTCACAGAGCTGATGCATGAGAAGGCTGACCTGAAGGAgcggctggaggagctggagcaccgCTGCATCCAGCTGTCTGGAGAGACTGACACCATTGGTATGTCtaggcagcaccagcacaggcagagcttgCTCAGTGCCTCATTCATGTGGGGAACAGGTCCCCAAACAGCTTTTGGAGCTGGGGCCCTCAAAGCCTTCCCTGTCTCCTACTGCTGGCTGACTGGGCTAGGTCTCCACTCCAGGGCTGGGTTTCCTGGGTCCTCATGCCTCACACCTCACTATGGGGCTTGTACCCCAATCTTGCAGATGCTCCTGAGGCTTCTCTTGTGTTCCAGGGGAGTACATTGCACTGTACCAGAGTCAAAGGGCTATCCTCAAACAGCGGCACCAGGAGAAAGAGGAGTACATCAGCAGGTTGGCTCAGGATAAGGAAGAGATGAAGGCAAGGACTTTTCTGTGGTTCTACTCCAAGCAGGGTGGGCCTGGGGAGTGCAAACCTTTATGTGTTCATTTCCTAATTCTGTGACAGGAGTAGGACTGCAAACTGCAGGGTGTATTTGTGTGCATGCTTCATGGGCTTTCCTTTACTTTGGTACAGATGAAACTCCTGGAACTGCAGGACTTAGTGATGCGCCTGGTGAGGGAAAGAAATGAATGGTACAGCAAGTATGTaacagctgctcagagcccagaggtgctggcaaGCCAGACTGAGGGTGTGCTTCCAGCAGAGAGGCGCATTGAGCTGAACGCCACCGATGGAGCAggtgagctgcaggcaggacaaactctgtgcagggggagcagcccctgctctcagCCCTGAGTGTGGATGGGAGGAGTTACCTGCCTGCCCTCTGTGTGCTCCTTGCAGGGTTACGAGAGGTGAATCTGTCAGATGAAGCAGAACAAGAGGCTGCTGTTCATCAATCCGGTTTCCCCCCTGCTGACAGCAAAGCTGCTCAGCCAAACCAAGAGGACCCCACAGCAAAGCAAATAATGCAGCTTCTCAGAGAAATCCAGAACCctcaggagaggctgggctccctgctggAAAACCCATGCATTCCCTTCTTCTACCGTGCTGATGAGAACGATGAGGTCAAAATCATGGTAGTTTAAGAGGTGCTACATCTTACTGACAGCAACTTTCTGTGGGCCTGGATGGACTTGATGGACTTGTATGTGCCCATACCTCTGCTCAGTGCCCTTGGTGAGAACAGGTTCCTAAAGACATCAGTAAAGAGAGTTTGTATCAGATGGAACTCAAGCATCAGACCTCATCTTCTCTTTCCTCTGTTACTCGGTGTGCTTGGAGGACAGGCAGACTCTTAACTCATCCTGGGAGGCAGCTGGTGCTGCCACATCACCTAGGCCAGGCCCAGACTGGGGGCAAA
The DNA window shown above is from Molothrus aeneus isolate 106 chromosome 19, BPBGC_Maene_1.0, whole genome shotgun sequence and carries:
- the GOLGA2 gene encoding golgin subfamily A member 2 isoform X4 encodes the protein MADGSRQSRLAAAKKKLKEYQQKNSPGATAGTKKKRKTKEGSRPATPTTDDQQPPENIQNILKVLVSDLNRSNGVAIPSLDKRKMNEAEDHKNALDENRSFSSTEGLRQLSEQLNGLVSQSTSYVNGESAVSSTNIKEMETRYQELAVALDSSNLTNKQLVTKIEELKQQNQEAVNQLEKEKKEFEQKFSKEQAALREQLQVHIQTIGILVSEKSELQTALGHTQQAARQKSGEAESLAARLHSSRQRVSELERTLSSISMQQKQSEKHNKELVKERDNLKLELYKRSKSSEEIKQQNSELSEKVHSLVSQNSAMKLDVEDLQKKLEMAELMIQQFSSQGGSLDANQQLQMALEEKASMETQVAQLSESLQQLQAERDQYVEKLREEGSIWQQRVQQLSEQVHTMAEEKEKHMAKIQELEDNVTELLNTSAVKPMDIEPASPPGPTAAELSLQEEIQRLQQEKEELQGQYQAQVRDNEQLSHLNREQEERLLELERSVQRYSEEAVDRQQILEDMQSDKATISRALSQNRDLKEQLAELQNGFVKLTNENMEVTSALQSEQHVKKELAKKLGQLQENLAELKETLELKTQEACGLQEQRDQCYSHLQQYTLAFQQLAAEKEELHKQFLLQTQLMDRLQHEEVQGKVTVEMHLKELQQTKESLEAVAKENKELQAQISQLAAEMDGRILHQLEEGDEAMTEEVQKPSLVIPEKFESHEEMVIFVTSAMSQVEQEREDLRKQLAAQKQQCRTLLQQITALRQEQQHHVTLDGGSIMDTVPVEVHEALKTAMDKLQLRFTELMHEKADLKERLEELEHRCIQLSGETDTIGEYIALYQSQRAILKQRHQEKEEYISRLAQDKEEMKMKLLELQDLVMRLVRERNEWYSKYVTAAQSPEVLASQTEGVLPAERRIELNATDGAGLREVNLSDEAEQEAAVHQSGFPPADSKAAQPNQEDPTAKQIMQLLREIQNPQERLGSLLENPCIPFFYRADENDEVKIMVV
- the GOLGA2 gene encoding golgin subfamily A member 2 isoform X1 → MADGSRQSRLAAAKKKLKEYQQKNSPGATAGTKKKRKTKEGSRPATPTTDDQQPPENIQNILKVLVSDLNRSNGVAIPSLDKRKAYFDSDVATRSAEQLAPDVPVLSNSNSLPSCGSVLPAPESMQLTQMNEAEDHKNALDENRSFSSTEGLRQLSEQLNGLVSQSTSYVNGESAVSSTNIKEMETRYQELAVALDSSNLTNKQLVTKIEELKQQNQEAVNQLEKEKKEFEQKFSKEQAALREQLQVHIQTIGILVSEKSELQTALGHTQQAARQKSGEAESLAARLHSSRQRVSELERTLSSISMQQKQSEKHNKELVKERDNLKLELYKRSKSSEEIKQQNSELSEKVHSLVSQNSAMKLDVEDLQKKLEMAELMIQQFSSQGGSLDANQQLQMALEEKASMETQVAQLSESLQQLQAERDQYVEKLREEGSIWQQRVQQLSEQVHTMAEEKEKHMAKIQELEDNVTELLNTSAVKPMDIEPASPPGPTAAELSLQEEIQRLQQEKEELQGQYQAQVRDNEQLSHLNREQEERLLELERSVQRYSEEAVDRQQILEDMQSDKATISRALSQNRDLKEQLAELQNGFVKLTNENMEVTSALQSEQHVKKELAKKLGQLQENLAELKETLELKTQEACGLQEQRDQCYSHLQQYTLAFQQLAAEKEELHKQFLLQTQLMDRLQHEEVQGKVTVEMHLKELQQTKESLEAVAKENKELQAQISQLAAEMDGRILHQLEEGDEAMTEEVQKPSLVIPEKFESHEEMVIFVTSAMSQVEQEREDLRKQLAAQKQQCRTLLQQITALRQEQQHHVTLDGGSIMDTVPVEVHEALKTAMDKLQLRFTELMHEKADLKERLEELEHRCIQLSGETDTIGEYIALYQSQRAILKQRHQEKEEYISRLAQDKEEMKMKLLELQDLVMRLVRERNEWYSKYVTAAQSPEVLASQTEGVLPAERRIELNATDGAGLREVNLSDEAEQEAAVHQSGFPPADSKAAQPNQEDPTAKQIMQLLREIQNPQERLGSLLENPCIPFFYRADENDEVKIMVV
- the GOLGA2 gene encoding golgin subfamily A member 2 isoform X3 — translated: MADGSRQSRLAAAKKKLKEYQQKNSPGATAGTKKKRKTKEGSRPATPTTDDQQPPENIQNILKVLVSDLNRSNGVAIPSLDKRKAYFDSDVATRSAEQLAPDVPVLSNSNSLPSCGSVLPAPESMQLTQMNEAEDHKNALDENRSFSSTEGLRQLSEQLNGLVSQSTSYVNGESAVSSTNIKEMETRYQELAVALDSSNLTNKQLVTKIEELKQQNQEAVNQLEKEKKEFEQKFSKEQAALREQLQVHIQTIGILVSEKSELQTALGHTQQAARQKSGEAESLAARLHSSRQRVSELERTLSSISMQQKQSEKHNKELVKERDNLKLELYKRSKSSEEIKQQNSELSEKVHSLVSQNSAMKLDVEDLQKKLEMAELMIQQFSSQGGSLDANQQLQMALEEKASMETQVAQLSESLQQLQAERDQYVEKLREEGSIWQQRVQQLSEQVHTMAEEKEKHMAKIQELEDNVTELLNTSAVKPMDIEPASPPGPTAAELSLQEEIQRLQQEKEELQGQYQAQVRDNEQLSHLNREQEERLLELERSVQRYSEEAVDRQQILEDMQSDKATISRALSQNRDLKEQLAELQNGFVKLTNENMEVTSALQSEQHVKKELAKKLGQLQENLAELKETLELKTQEACGLQEQRDQCYSHLQQYTLAFQQLAAEKEELHKQFLLQTQLMDRLQHEEVQGKVTVEMHLKELQQTKESLEAVAKENKELQAQISQLAAEMDGRILHQLEGDEAMTEEVQKPSLVIPEKFESHEEMVIFVTSAMSQVEQEREDLRKQLAAQKQQCRTLLQQITALRQEQQHHVTLDGGSIMDTVPVEVHEALKTAMDKLQLRFTELMHEKADLKERLEELEHRCIQLSGETDTIGEYIALYQSQRAILKQRHQEKEEYISRLAQDKEEMKMKLLELQDLVMRLVRERNEWYSKYVTAAQSPEVLASQTEGVLPAERRIELNATDGAGLREVNLSDEAEQEAAVHQSGFPPADSKAAQPNQEDPTAKQIMQLLREIQNPQERLGSLLENPCIPFFYRADENDEVKIMVV
- the GOLGA2 gene encoding golgin subfamily A member 2 isoform X2, which translates into the protein MADGSRQSRLAAAKKKLKEYQQKNSPGATAGTKKKRKTKEGSRPATPTTDDQQPPENIQNILKVLVSDLNRSNGVAIPSLDKRKAYFDSDVATRSAEQLAPDVPVLSNSNSLPSCGSVLPAPESMQLTQMNEAEDHKNALDENRSFSSTEGLRQLSEQLNGLVSQSTSYVNGESAVSSTNIKEMETRYQELAVALDSSNLTNKQLVTKIEELKQQNQEAVNQLEKEKKEFEQKFSKEQAALREQLQVHIQTIGILVSEKSELQTALGHTQQAARQKSGEAESLAARLHSSRQRVSELERTLSSISMQQKQSEKHNKELVKERDNLKLELYKRSKSSEEIKQQNSELSEKVHSLVSQNSAMKLDVEDLQKKLEMAELMIQQFSSQGGSLDANQQLQMALEEKASMETQVAQLSESLQQLQAERDQYVEKLREEGSIWQQRVQQLSEQVHTMAEEKEKHMAKIQELEDNVTELLNTSVKPMDIEPASPPGPTAAELSLQEEIQRLQQEKEELQGQYQAQVRDNEQLSHLNREQEERLLELERSVQRYSEEAVDRQQILEDMQSDKATISRALSQNRDLKEQLAELQNGFVKLTNENMEVTSALQSEQHVKKELAKKLGQLQENLAELKETLELKTQEACGLQEQRDQCYSHLQQYTLAFQQLAAEKEELHKQFLLQTQLMDRLQHEEVQGKVTVEMHLKELQQTKESLEAVAKENKELQAQISQLAAEMDGRILHQLEEGDEAMTEEVQKPSLVIPEKFESHEEMVIFVTSAMSQVEQEREDLRKQLAAQKQQCRTLLQQITALRQEQQHHVTLDGGSIMDTVPVEVHEALKTAMDKLQLRFTELMHEKADLKERLEELEHRCIQLSGETDTIGEYIALYQSQRAILKQRHQEKEEYISRLAQDKEEMKMKLLELQDLVMRLVRERNEWYSKYVTAAQSPEVLASQTEGVLPAERRIELNATDGAGLREVNLSDEAEQEAAVHQSGFPPADSKAAQPNQEDPTAKQIMQLLREIQNPQERLGSLLENPCIPFFYRADENDEVKIMVV